A portion of the Cervus canadensis isolate Bull #8, Minnesota chromosome 26, ASM1932006v1, whole genome shotgun sequence genome contains these proteins:
- the LOC122428011 gene encoding UDP-glucuronosyltransferase 2B20-like: MEKIQQPLSPSNRLTHNEKKWNQFYSEALGRPTTLSETMGKAELWLIRTYWDLSFPRPLLPNVEFVGGLHCKPAKPLPKEMEEFVQSSGENGIVVFSLGSMVSNMSEDRAKVIASALAQIPQKNGKDKYKERIQRENNNPGSY, translated from the exons ATGGAAAAGATTCAGCAGCCTCTTTCTCCATCAAATAGATTG ACACACAATGAGAAGAAGTGGAATCAGTTTTACAGTGAAGCACTAG gAAGACCTACTACCTTATCAGAGACAATGGGGAAAGCTGAACTGTGGCTCATTCGAACCTACTGGGACTTATCATTTCCTCGTCCACTACTCCCAAATGTTGAATTTGTTGGAGGCCTCCACTGCAAGCCTGCCAAGcccctgcccaag GAAATGGAAGAGTTTGTGCAGAGCTCTGGAGAAAACGGTATTGTGGTGTTTTCTTTGGGGTCAATGGTCAGTAACATGTCAGAAGACAGAGCCAAGGTGATTGCATCAGCCCTTGCTCAAATTCCACAAAAG AATGGAAAAGATAAGTAtaaggaaagaattcagagagAGAACAACAATCCAGGAAGTTACTGA
- the LOC122428271 gene encoding UDP-glucuronosyltransferase 2B4-like, which translates to MFMKRLSLLLLLQLTCYFSAGSCGKVLVWPVEFSHWLNIKTILDELVTRGHEVTVLISSASTITNSSKPSTMNFETFPVSLTKSDYENFIERLLEKWMNAVKDSFWSYFSTVKSLFWEFFDTAIIMCKDAVSNKKLMTKLEESRFDILIADAVGPCGELLAELLKIPFVYSHYTSPGHIIEKNSGRLPFPPSYVPVMLSELSDRMTFMERIKNMLYTLYFDFFFQTHNEKKWNQFYSEALGRPTTLSETMGKAEMWLIRTYWDFSFPRPLLPNVEFVGGLHCKPAKPLPKEMEEFVQSSGENGIVVFSLGSMVSNMSEDRAKVIASALAQIPQKVLWRYDGKKPDTLGPNTRLYKWLPQNDLLGETCQNK; encoded by the exons ATGTTTATGAAAAGGCTCtcgcttctgctgctgctacagCTGACTTGCTACTTTAGCGCTGGGAGTTGTGGAAAGGTGCTGGTGTGGCCAGTGGAATTTAGTCACTGGCTGAACATAAAGACAATTCTGGATGAACTTGTCACAAGGGGTCATGAAGTGACTGTTCTGATATCTTCAGCTTCCACTATTACTAATTCCAGCAAACCATCGACTATGAACTTTGAGACTTTCCCTGTATCTTTAACAAAAAGTGATTATGAGAATTTTATAGAACGTCTTCTTGAGAAATGGATGAATGCGGTGAAAGATTCCTTTTGGTCCTATTTTTCAACAGTGAAAAGTTTATTTTGGGAATTTTTTGATACTGCTATAATTATGTGTAAAGACGCTGTTTCCAACAAGAAATTAATGACAAAACTAGAGGAATCAAGGTTTGATATCCTTATTGCAGATGCCGTTGGACCCTGTGGTGAACTGCTGGCTGAATTACTTAAAATACCATTCGTGTACAGTCATTACACCTCACCTGGCCACATAATTGAGAAGAATAGCGGAAGACTTCCATTCCCACCATCTTATGTACCTGTTATGCTTTCAGAATTAAGTGATCGCATGACATTCATGGAGAGGATCAAAAATATGTTATATAcactttattttgactttttcttcCAGACACACAATGAGAAGAAGTGGAATCAGTTTTACAGTGAAGCACTAG gAAGACCTACTACTTTATCAGAGACAATGGGGAAAGCTGAAATGTGGCTCATTCGAACCTACTGGGACTTTTCATTTCCTCGTCCACTACTCCCAAATGTTGAATTTGTTGGAGGCCTCCACTGCAAGCCTGCCAAGCCCCTGCCTAAG GAAATGGAAGAGTTTGTGCAGAGCTCTGGAGAAAACGGTATTGTGGTGTTTTCTTTGGGGTCAATGGTCAGTAACATGTCAGAAGACAGAGCCAAGGTGATTGCATCAGCCCTTGCTCAAATTCCACAAAAG GTTCTATGGAGATATGATGGCAAAAAACCAGATACCTTAGGACCCAACACCCGGTTGTATAAATGGCTTCCCCAGAATGACCTTCTTGGTGAGACTTGTCagaacaaataa